Proteins encoded by one window of Sorangium aterium:
- a CDS encoding TonB C-terminal domain-containing protein produces the protein MSRDAHIPLALWICAAIVAHMAGGGGAVEVAQVIEDRAQLRQMVHAVRDGLRPGDTTFEILTDGAALTPPPAPLAPPERPADSEPDKDAAPDPQQPKPEPTKAATIPPRKPPKAEPPRQAKAPPPAPPKAEPPKEEAAKIVPVQPAPPPPLPPADQRIAVRQHVQKDQEDNPEANRIADDANKVAEETMAQIRSKDQDDPEPTPGTPSGPKAPTDTVGDSDHDHSGHSEERAGNEKHAPGEGNPRSESAEHHSPASPAQAAQASRAASSPSVPGASGGARVAQASPALPPPERGAAGGSGPASPEVIDGAHGGYTLNPANPGGDGKSRVAGKKATPLPYQSPVRVGSIGLGAPGLPGGPNLNLDMAGVQAAVGNEKLRAERASDGASRKSAHRGSWETTDKWKKWRAAIENYDPSVKPGNQTSLNAARVPFATYINMIHNRLHPIFAEEFLASLESLPSGHAFNQNRVTHVEIVLNKDSGSIVRLGVTRPSGMTAFDIVALNSVQRASPFGKAPDAIVSPDGNVYLHWEFHRDPYDACSTRNARPFLLKAPSGAAPVEPAPVRRGPRAVPGDEGAPAPQGPLLPLGR, from the coding sequence GTGTCACGTGACGCCCACATCCCGCTCGCCCTGTGGATCTGCGCGGCGATCGTGGCGCACATGGCGGGCGGCGGCGGCGCGGTCGAGGTGGCGCAGGTCATCGAGGATCGCGCCCAGCTCCGCCAGATGGTCCACGCGGTGAGGGATGGCCTCCGGCCGGGCGACACGACGTTCGAGATCCTGACCGACGGCGCGGCGCTCACGCCGCCTCCCGCCCCGCTCGCGCCGCCGGAGCGACCGGCGGACAGCGAGCCGGACAAGGACGCGGCGCCCGATCCGCAGCAGCCGAAGCCCGAGCCGACCAAGGCGGCGACGATCCCACCGCGGAAGCCGCCGAAGGCTGAGCCGCCGCGCCAGGCGAAGGCGCCTCCACCCGCGCCGCCAAAGGCCGAGCCGCCCAAGGAAGAGGCGGCCAAGATCGTACCGGTCCAGCCGGCGCCGCCGCCGCCGCTGCCGCCGGCGGATCAACGGATCGCCGTCCGCCAGCACGTCCAGAAGGACCAGGAGGACAACCCCGAGGCGAACCGGATCGCGGACGACGCCAACAAGGTCGCCGAGGAGACCATGGCGCAGATCCGCTCGAAGGATCAGGACGATCCGGAGCCGACGCCCGGGACGCCGTCGGGGCCGAAGGCGCCGACGGACACGGTCGGCGACAGCGACCACGATCACAGCGGCCACAGCGAGGAGCGCGCCGGCAACGAGAAGCACGCGCCCGGCGAGGGGAACCCCAGGAGCGAGAGCGCGGAGCACCACAGCCCAGCGTCGCCGGCGCAGGCCGCGCAGGCCTCCCGGGCAGCGTCCTCCCCGAGCGTGCCGGGCGCGAGCGGCGGCGCTCGCGTCGCGCAGGCATCTCCCGCGCTTCCGCCGCCGGAGAGGGGCGCCGCGGGCGGCTCCGGCCCGGCGTCGCCCGAGGTGATCGACGGCGCGCACGGCGGCTACACCCTCAATCCGGCGAACCCGGGCGGCGACGGCAAGAGCCGCGTGGCCGGCAAGAAGGCGACGCCGCTGCCCTACCAGAGCCCGGTCCGCGTCGGCTCGATCGGCCTCGGCGCGCCGGGGCTCCCCGGCGGGCCCAACCTCAACCTGGACATGGCCGGCGTGCAGGCGGCCGTCGGCAACGAGAAGCTCAGGGCGGAGCGGGCCTCGGACGGCGCCTCCCGCAAGAGCGCGCACCGGGGCTCGTGGGAGACGACGGACAAGTGGAAGAAATGGCGCGCCGCGATCGAGAACTACGATCCCTCGGTCAAGCCCGGCAACCAGACCTCGCTCAACGCCGCGCGGGTGCCGTTCGCGACGTACATCAACATGATCCACAACCGGCTCCACCCGATCTTCGCGGAGGAGTTCCTGGCGTCGCTCGAGAGCCTGCCGTCCGGGCACGCGTTCAACCAGAACCGGGTGACACACGTGGAGATCGTCCTGAACAAGGACAGCGGCAGCATCGTGCGCCTCGGGGTCACGAGGCCGAGCGGGATGACGGCCTTCGACATCGTCGCGCTGAACTCGGTGCAGCGCGCGTCGCCGTTCGGCAAGGCGCCGGACGCGATCGTCTCGCCGGACGGCAACGTGTACCTGCACTGGGAGTTCCACCGGGATCCGTACGACGCGTGCTCGACCCGCAACGCTCGCCCGTTCCTGCTGAAGGCGCCCTCGGGCGCCGCCCCGGTCGAGCCGGCGCCGGTGCGCAGGGGGCCGCGGGCCGTCCCGGGCGACGAGGGTGCGCCGGCGCCGCAAGGTCCGCTGCTTCCGCTCGGGCGTTAG
- a CDS encoding T3SS (YopN, CesT) and YbjN peptide-binding chaperone 1: MPKDSDEAVRVTNARIEAALADSPAFTRVEPQFYVVRQGTAYVYLHVLPWAPDRALVRLVAQLARGVEMTPDLAMKLLRLNARIRFGAFGYVAQGSCVVIVHTLLGGETLDADEILVALRDLSVLADEYDDRIVEEAGGQRMQDLIDASATAAVFTDLDAPRAWDKG; encoded by the coding sequence ATGCCGAAGGATTCCGACGAGGCCGTTCGAGTGACCAACGCGCGCATCGAGGCGGCGCTCGCGGATTCCCCGGCGTTCACCCGAGTCGAGCCGCAGTTCTACGTCGTCCGCCAGGGGACCGCGTACGTCTACCTTCATGTCCTCCCCTGGGCGCCCGATCGCGCGCTCGTGCGGCTCGTCGCGCAGCTCGCCCGCGGCGTCGAGATGACGCCGGACCTCGCGATGAAGCTGCTCCGCTTGAACGCGCGCATCCGCTTCGGCGCCTTCGGTTACGTCGCGCAGGGCTCGTGTGTGGTCATCGTCCACACGCTTCTCGGCGGCGAGACGCTCGACGCCGACGAGATCCTCGTCGCGCTCCGGGATCTGTCCGTGCTCGCGGATGAGTACGACGACCGCATCGTCGAGGAGGCCGGCGGCCAGCGGATGCAGGACCTGATCGACGCCTCGGCGACCGCCGCGGTCTTCACGGATCTCGACGCTCCCCGCGCCTGGGACAAGGGCTGA
- the cyoE gene encoding heme o synthase: MSVEQAAERAPVVPYVRQAEPSEGGGCAVPSSARPLLKGAADLVSLTKPRITRMVAATMLGGMWVASRYLRAGLGGEAAIERAAVPPAQLALALLGTVLVVSGANALNMYIERDTDLLMERTRSRPLPARRLSPELALWFGIALSAASIPVLFIGVNATTGVLAAVALLSYVLVYTPLKRRTTLSLPIGAIPGAIPPLLGWTSVTGQIDAPGFLLFAVMFLWQIPHFLAISLFRQDEYQRAGLKVLPLEKGDLTTRRHIVGYLALLVVSSVLFVPLGVAGPVYLGAAVLLGGAFFGLGVYGLRAGTGARWARQVFFASMVYLVLLFAALMIGA, from the coding sequence ATGAGCGTCGAGCAGGCCGCCGAGCGCGCCCCGGTCGTCCCTTACGTCCGCCAGGCTGAGCCGTCCGAGGGCGGCGGCTGTGCGGTCCCCTCGAGCGCGCGCCCGCTGCTCAAGGGAGCGGCCGATCTCGTGAGCCTCACCAAGCCGCGCATCACGAGGATGGTGGCCGCGACGATGCTCGGCGGCATGTGGGTCGCGAGCCGTTATCTCCGCGCCGGACTGGGTGGAGAGGCCGCGATCGAGCGCGCGGCGGTGCCGCCGGCGCAGCTTGCGCTGGCGCTCCTGGGGACGGTGCTCGTCGTGTCCGGCGCCAACGCGCTCAACATGTACATCGAGCGCGACACCGATCTGCTGATGGAGCGGACGCGGAGCCGCCCCTTGCCGGCGCGGCGGCTTTCGCCGGAGCTGGCGCTCTGGTTCGGGATCGCGCTCTCTGCCGCCTCGATTCCGGTGCTGTTCATCGGGGTGAACGCGACCACGGGCGTGCTCGCCGCGGTGGCGCTGCTCAGCTACGTCCTCGTCTATACCCCGCTCAAGCGCCGGACGACGCTCTCGCTGCCGATCGGCGCGATCCCCGGCGCCATCCCGCCGCTGCTCGGGTGGACGAGCGTCACAGGGCAGATCGACGCGCCCGGCTTCCTGCTCTTCGCCGTCATGTTCCTCTGGCAGATCCCGCATTTCCTCGCGATATCGCTCTTCCGTCAGGACGAGTACCAGCGCGCGGGGCTCAAGGTGCTGCCGCTCGAAAAGGGCGATCTCACGACACGACGCCACATCGTCGGCTACCTCGCGCTGCTCGTGGTGTCCTCGGTCCTGTTCGTCCCGCTCGGCGTGGCGGGCCCTGTCTACCTCGGCGCCGCGGTCCTCCTCGGCGGTGCGTTCTTCGGGCTCGGCGTCTACGGTCTCCGCGCTGGCACCGGCGCTCGCTGGGCGCGTCAGGTCTTCTTCGCCTCCATGGTTTACCTGGTGCTCCTCTTCGCTGCGCTGATGATCGGCGCCTGA
- a CDS encoding carboxypeptidase regulatory-like domain-containing protein, producing MHRRDLASLSALALALAGCPEEPSRPSGGTAATAITAAPPVASVEKPAAAPQGSEAPKATAQAAAPAAPEGKGIIKGVVKFTGKPVEMKVPTARKDAPFCQDKDVLYNAVVVNDGKLKDTFVRIAVGGVPGSWKAPDAHAAVDQQDCMYVPRIQGVVSEQQVDIKNSDRTLHNVHTYKGSETLFNQAQPGGAAPLTKAWKDGIIKLTCDVHPWMRGFVVVTDHPFFAVSGDDGSFTIEKVPAGKYKLEAWHPRYGLKTADVAVADDKPAQVTFTYAGTEPEPAENKDELKGLW from the coding sequence ATGCATCGTCGCGATCTCGCCTCGCTCTCTGCTCTCGCGCTCGCGCTCGCAGGGTGCCCCGAGGAGCCCTCGAGGCCGAGCGGCGGCACGGCCGCGACGGCCATCACGGCGGCACCCCCGGTGGCCTCGGTCGAGAAGCCCGCCGCGGCCCCTCAGGGGTCCGAAGCGCCGAAGGCCACGGCGCAGGCGGCCGCCCCGGCGGCCCCCGAGGGCAAGGGGATCATCAAGGGGGTCGTCAAGTTCACCGGCAAGCCGGTCGAGATGAAGGTCCCCACCGCGCGCAAGGACGCTCCGTTCTGCCAGGACAAAGACGTCCTTTACAACGCTGTTGTCGTCAACGATGGCAAGCTCAAGGACACCTTCGTCCGCATCGCGGTCGGGGGCGTGCCGGGCAGCTGGAAGGCGCCCGACGCGCATGCGGCGGTCGACCAGCAGGACTGCATGTATGTGCCGCGCATCCAGGGCGTGGTCTCCGAGCAGCAGGTCGACATCAAGAACAGCGACCGGACGCTGCACAACGTGCACACCTACAAGGGCTCTGAGACGCTGTTCAACCAGGCGCAGCCGGGGGGCGCCGCGCCGCTCACGAAGGCGTGGAAGGACGGCATCATCAAGCTCACCTGCGACGTCCACCCGTGGATGCGCGGCTTTGTCGTGGTGACGGATCACCCGTTCTTCGCCGTGAGCGGGGATGACGGCTCGTTCACCATCGAGAAGGTCCCTGCCGGCAAGTACAAGCTCGAGGCGTGGCACCCCCGCTATGGCCTGAAGACCGCCGACGTCGCGGTCGCGGACGACAAGCCCGCCCAGGTCACGTTCACGTACGCCGGAACCGAGCCTGAGCCGGCGGAAAACAAGGACGAGCTCAAGGGCCTTTGGTGA
- a CDS encoding SCO family protein: protein MGTPVFWAGLLALVGLAALITIGVAGRALHGQAAETPAIRIPLPAFELTDQRGARFGLEQLRGRVWIADFIFTTCPTVCPKLTQRMKEIEHRGRDLGDALHLLTFTVDPENDTPAVLAAYAASQQLPLERWTLLTGPLDQIESTVLDGFKIAMGKKESSPGLFSIFHGERLVLVDQQGVIRGYYEANDDGLDTILRDAGALVKSR, encoded by the coding sequence GTGGGCACGCCCGTGTTCTGGGCCGGGCTCCTCGCGCTGGTCGGGCTCGCGGCGCTCATCACCATCGGGGTCGCCGGGCGCGCGCTCCACGGCCAGGCCGCGGAGACGCCCGCGATACGCATCCCTCTGCCCGCCTTCGAGCTCACGGATCAGCGGGGCGCGCGGTTCGGGCTGGAGCAGCTCCGGGGCCGCGTGTGGATCGCGGACTTCATCTTCACGACCTGCCCGACCGTGTGTCCCAAGCTCACGCAGCGCATGAAGGAGATCGAGCACCGGGGCCGCGATCTCGGTGACGCGCTGCACCTCCTGACATTCACCGTCGACCCGGAGAACGACACCCCGGCGGTGCTCGCGGCCTACGCGGCGTCGCAGCAGCTCCCGCTCGAGCGCTGGACGCTCCTGACAGGCCCCCTCGATCAGATAGAGTCGACGGTCCTCGACGGCTTCAAGATCGCCATGGGCAAGAAGGAGTCGAGCCCTGGGCTCTTCAGCATCTTCCATGGCGAGCGCCTCGTGCTGGTCGACCAGCAGGGCGTGATCCGCGGCTACTACGAGGCGAACGACGACGGGCTCGACACGATCCTGCGCGACGCGGGCGCGCTCGTGAAGTCGAGGTGA
- a CDS encoding sigma 54-interacting transcriptional regulator: MSEPSTVTPRLAERFRLLDVAGSGGSAEVWKAADRERGGMVALKIEPRERGAPAAQRASARRVLAREALHAALALSPRLPELVDVGWLAMPSGVARAARVEGAPGEEGRAFVAMRWVEGRAVADALRGLPPGERAALALAAARDAGEALADLHGIGLAHGDLKPENLILTPEGRVAVIDLGLACSIHEASVDGATLRYIARGDAELGDARARDLLALGTLLAEIAFPGVADADDPIGAARAAVAAESAAGPPLDAICRALLSPSPAARPSSAWVTESARAALAGAPRARHPVAASPAGRAGRDAGAAAAERDRQDRDARRVRAAYLRLRRHELEAALGVRDDVAPWLVDAFAVVERVRALSGAPLRAGDGAARAGPPQGDAAWLGRLGPDRVARWLTALAGTSAAAWPMGPLASASERALADALVALARQVPPRAWTYADVEAAVLGTPGSGARRRTSAAPQDRGAAEGAAEARALGAAEAAALALAIARVPPDPLALEAIEQRDDAPASLVVAAANALRLHGDAGRARSLMLRSCVRGATEAAALAAEVLRRAGDRALAEERARAAIDAGADPEGRARAVLARAAIDAGALEAADALAGDAVTAPLCEVRALLAVLRGDTARALSEVARGEALASSVEELARMAAVRGYAWHASDPERAHASFSAAVDYAVRAGAVVEEATYRTGEAAAAVDLGDLDGAIATSTRAALLWEHLGRPAQGARALLACAAAYATAGLVHETCRTAEDAIARARDAGDAKAEAYALWAIADVVAARGDGVASADVGSHVDPRAAAARAAAARAAALLAGGSADDTLRAAARLLRHGADELDGSRVEELDELANGPEPAAASRLDWWGARAAIAIAADDVGAAIAADDAPRGPAGASGASGASASRGRSDRVLAAIAALAGARAPIAARGPALAAAHALAVRAGQTDVAHRVLAALADAARELCGRNAGAGSAGASAASPGASALSGAVRSLPWVVRARALPESGLRPEQARDLEALVGALGERERLAPLLDRVVDALVLWTGVERGLLLLRAPNGRLVPRAARNLARSSLGAEQLALSETLARRALEAREPVVAVDAAGELPSVHRSVHALKLRSVLAVPLVARGEALGVVYLDDRVRRGAFGAQELRWARAIASVAALAISDARAQVELRRAARRAERASSRLAEELARREAELDAAALELARARGGRDTRYRYDAIIGESEPLRAMLRLVDRVTASEVPVLVCGESGSGKELVARAIHHNGPRAAHAFVSENCGAIPEGLLESALFGHVRGAFTGADRPRAGLFEVADRGTLFLDEIGEMSLAMQTKLLRVIEDGLVRPIGSERARKVDVRVIAATHRDLEALVRARAFREDLLYRLNIIAIRVPPLRERATDVPLIVQHFLEKHSRGPVRVTRGAMDRLSAYAWPGNVRQLENEVRRALVLCDGTIDREHLSPEIAHGGSATPRELGLNVRARIDALETELVRDALERTRGNQTQAAKLLGLSRFGLQKMIKRLAIEA, encoded by the coding sequence ATGAGCGAGCCGTCGACCGTGACACCTCGGTTGGCAGAGCGCTTCCGGCTGCTGGACGTCGCGGGTTCCGGCGGGTCGGCCGAGGTCTGGAAGGCCGCCGATCGGGAGCGCGGCGGCATGGTGGCGCTCAAGATCGAGCCGCGCGAGCGCGGAGCGCCCGCGGCGCAGCGCGCCTCCGCGCGGCGGGTGCTCGCCCGCGAGGCGCTGCACGCGGCGCTGGCGCTCTCGCCGCGGCTGCCGGAGCTCGTCGACGTCGGCTGGCTCGCGATGCCATCTGGCGTCGCGCGCGCCGCGCGCGTCGAGGGCGCCCCCGGCGAGGAGGGGCGCGCGTTCGTCGCGATGCGCTGGGTCGAAGGGCGAGCCGTCGCCGACGCCCTGCGCGGGCTGCCCCCCGGCGAGCGCGCGGCGCTCGCGCTCGCCGCCGCGCGCGACGCGGGCGAGGCGCTCGCCGACCTGCACGGCATCGGCCTGGCGCACGGAGATCTCAAGCCGGAGAACCTGATCCTGACGCCGGAGGGGCGGGTCGCGGTGATCGACCTGGGGCTCGCGTGCTCGATCCACGAGGCCTCCGTGGACGGGGCGACGCTGCGGTACATCGCGCGCGGGGACGCGGAGCTCGGAGACGCGCGGGCGAGGGACCTGCTCGCGCTGGGGACGCTGCTCGCCGAGATCGCCTTCCCCGGCGTGGCGGACGCGGACGATCCCATCGGAGCGGCGCGGGCCGCGGTGGCCGCGGAGAGCGCGGCCGGGCCGCCGCTCGACGCCATCTGCCGGGCGCTCCTCTCGCCCTCCCCCGCGGCGCGCCCGTCGTCCGCGTGGGTCACCGAGTCGGCTCGCGCCGCGCTCGCCGGCGCGCCGCGCGCGCGGCACCCGGTCGCCGCGTCCCCCGCGGGGCGCGCCGGCCGCGACGCGGGGGCTGCCGCCGCTGAGCGCGATCGACAGGACCGCGACGCGCGCCGCGTGCGCGCCGCCTACCTGCGCCTGCGGCGACACGAGCTCGAGGCGGCGCTCGGGGTGCGCGACGACGTCGCCCCCTGGCTCGTGGACGCGTTCGCGGTGGTCGAGCGGGTGCGCGCGCTCTCCGGCGCGCCGCTCCGCGCGGGCGACGGCGCGGCGCGCGCGGGTCCGCCGCAGGGCGACGCGGCGTGGCTGGGGCGGCTCGGGCCGGACCGCGTCGCGCGGTGGCTCACCGCGCTCGCGGGGACGAGCGCGGCGGCGTGGCCGATGGGGCCCCTCGCGTCGGCGTCGGAGAGGGCGCTCGCGGACGCGCTCGTCGCGCTCGCGCGGCAGGTCCCGCCGCGCGCCTGGACGTACGCGGACGTCGAGGCGGCCGTGCTGGGAACCCCGGGGAGCGGCGCGCGGCGGCGGACGAGCGCGGCGCCGCAGGACCGCGGAGCTGCCGAGGGCGCCGCCGAAGCACGAGCCCTCGGCGCGGCGGAGGCGGCGGCGCTGGCGCTCGCGATCGCGCGGGTGCCGCCGGATCCGCTGGCGCTCGAGGCGATCGAGCAGCGCGACGACGCGCCCGCCAGCCTGGTGGTCGCGGCGGCCAACGCGCTCCGGCTGCACGGCGACGCCGGGCGCGCGCGGAGCCTGATGCTGCGCTCGTGCGTTCGAGGCGCCACGGAGGCCGCGGCGCTCGCGGCGGAGGTGCTTAGGCGCGCCGGCGATCGCGCCCTCGCGGAGGAGCGCGCGCGCGCCGCGATCGATGCCGGCGCGGACCCGGAGGGGCGCGCGCGCGCCGTGCTCGCGCGCGCCGCGATCGACGCGGGGGCGCTGGAGGCGGCCGACGCGCTCGCCGGCGATGCGGTCACGGCGCCGCTCTGCGAGGTACGCGCGCTGCTCGCCGTGCTGCGCGGCGACACAGCGCGGGCGCTGTCGGAGGTGGCGCGCGGCGAGGCGCTCGCGAGCTCCGTCGAGGAGCTGGCGCGGATGGCCGCCGTGCGCGGCTACGCGTGGCACGCGAGCGATCCGGAGCGCGCGCACGCGTCGTTCAGCGCCGCGGTGGACTACGCCGTCCGCGCCGGCGCGGTGGTCGAGGAGGCGACCTACCGGACCGGCGAGGCGGCGGCGGCGGTGGATCTCGGCGATCTCGACGGCGCGATCGCGACCTCGACCCGCGCGGCGCTGCTCTGGGAGCACCTCGGCCGGCCGGCGCAGGGCGCACGGGCGCTGCTCGCCTGCGCCGCCGCCTACGCCACCGCGGGCCTGGTGCACGAGACCTGCCGGACCGCCGAGGACGCCATCGCGCGGGCCCGCGACGCGGGCGACGCGAAGGCGGAGGCCTACGCGCTCTGGGCCATCGCCGACGTGGTCGCCGCGCGGGGCGACGGCGTCGCCAGCGCGGACGTCGGATCGCACGTCGACCCGCGCGCGGCGGCGGCGCGCGCGGCGGCGGCGCGCGCGGCGGCGCTCCTCGCCGGCGGCTCCGCGGACGACACGCTCCGGGCGGCCGCGCGGCTCCTGCGCCACGGCGCAGACGAGCTCGATGGATCCCGCGTCGAGGAGCTCGACGAGCTCGCGAACGGCCCGGAGCCCGCGGCGGCCTCGCGGCTCGACTGGTGGGGCGCGCGCGCCGCGATCGCGATCGCCGCGGACGACGTCGGCGCCGCGATCGCCGCGGACGACGCGCCGCGCGGCCCGGCGGGCGCGTCGGGCGCGTCGGGCGCGTCGGCGTCGCGCGGCCGCAGCGACCGCGTCCTCGCCGCGATCGCCGCGCTCGCCGGCGCCCGCGCCCCGATCGCGGCGCGCGGCCCGGCGCTGGCCGCGGCACACGCGCTGGCCGTCAGGGCCGGGCAGACGGACGTCGCGCACCGGGTGCTCGCGGCGCTCGCCGACGCCGCCCGCGAGCTCTGCGGGCGCAACGCGGGCGCAGGCTCGGCCGGCGCCTCCGCTGCGTCGCCAGGGGCGTCGGCGCTCTCCGGCGCGGTCCGATCGCTCCCGTGGGTGGTCCGCGCGCGGGCGCTGCCGGAGAGCGGGCTTCGGCCCGAGCAGGCGCGCGATCTGGAGGCCCTCGTCGGCGCGCTCGGCGAGCGCGAGCGGCTCGCGCCGCTGCTCGACCGGGTCGTCGACGCGCTCGTGCTCTGGACGGGGGTCGAGCGGGGGCTCCTGCTCCTGCGCGCCCCGAACGGGCGCCTGGTCCCGCGGGCCGCGCGCAACCTGGCGCGCTCGAGCCTCGGCGCGGAGCAGCTCGCGCTGTCGGAGACGCTCGCGCGCCGCGCCCTGGAGGCGCGCGAGCCAGTGGTCGCGGTCGACGCGGCGGGGGAGCTGCCGAGCGTGCACCGCAGCGTGCACGCGCTGAAGCTGCGGAGCGTGCTGGCCGTCCCGCTCGTGGCGCGCGGCGAGGCGCTCGGCGTCGTCTACCTCGACGACCGCGTGCGCCGCGGCGCGTTCGGCGCGCAGGAGCTGCGGTGGGCGCGCGCCATCGCGTCGGTCGCGGCGCTGGCGATCTCCGACGCGCGCGCGCAGGTCGAGCTGCGCCGCGCCGCGCGCCGCGCGGAGCGCGCCTCGTCGCGCCTCGCCGAGGAGCTCGCGCGGCGCGAGGCGGAGCTCGACGCCGCGGCGCTCGAGCTCGCCAGGGCGCGCGGCGGCCGCGACACGCGCTACCGGTACGACGCCATCATCGGCGAGAGCGAGCCTCTGCGCGCGATGCTGCGCCTCGTCGATCGGGTGACCGCCTCCGAGGTGCCGGTGCTCGTCTGCGGCGAGTCCGGCAGCGGCAAGGAGCTCGTGGCGCGGGCCATCCACCACAACGGGCCGCGCGCCGCGCACGCGTTCGTGAGCGAGAACTGCGGCGCGATCCCCGAAGGGCTCCTCGAGTCGGCGCTCTTCGGGCACGTGCGCGGCGCGTTCACGGGCGCGGATCGCCCGCGCGCCGGGCTCTTCGAGGTGGCCGATCGGGGCACGCTGTTCCTCGACGAGATCGGCGAGATGAGCCTCGCGATGCAGACGAAGCTGCTCCGGGTCATCGAGGACGGCCTCGTGAGGCCGATCGGCTCGGAGCGGGCGCGCAAGGTCGACGTGCGCGTCATCGCCGCGACCCACCGGGATCTGGAGGCGCTCGTCCGCGCCCGCGCCTTCCGGGAGGATCTGCTCTACAGGCTGAACATCATCGCGATCCGGGTGCCGCCGCTGCGCGAGCGCGCGACGGACGTGCCGCTCATCGTCCAGCACTTCCTGGAGAAGCACAGCCGCGGTCCGGTCCGGGTCACGCGCGGGGCGATGGATCGGCTCTCGGCCTACGCGTGGCCGGGCAACGTGCGCCAGCTGGAGAACGAGGTCCGGCGGGCGCTCGTGCTCTGCGACGGGACCATCGATCGGGAGCACCTCTCGCCGGAGATCGCGCACGGCGGCAGCGCGACGCCGCGCGAGCTCGGCCTCAACGTCCGCGCGAGGATCGACGCGCTGGAGACGGAGCTCGTGCGCGACGCGCTCGAGCGCACGCGCGGGAACCAGACGCAGGCCGCCAAGCTGCTGGGCCTGTCCAGGTTCGGCCTTCAGAAGATGATCAAGCGGCTCGCCATCGAGGCGTGA
- a CDS encoding DUF3105 domain-containing protein produces the protein MKHCGFAQMCVAATMAAGLAAPLSGCGTSAPPIDEGDAAPAPQQPETVTSFPEAPPLPGETECKVVVRTGIPVTSAQHVATCAPVQYTTNPPSGGDHWGIWAEYKRFESEVPREMYVHNLEHGAIVLAYRCASSGCAEVKAALDEVRAEAASDPKCLLVPGGPEARLVMTPDSALDTPVAAAAWGATYTATCLDKASLARFVADHYGKGPEDTCGDAGAVDIDLPDGGAPNCGGGGGGGGAGGMAEGAPPEP, from the coding sequence ATGAAACACTGCGGTTTCGCGCAGATGTGTGTCGCTGCCACGATGGCCGCCGGGCTCGCCGCTCCTCTCAGCGGGTGTGGCACGAGCGCGCCCCCGATCGACGAGGGCGACGCCGCGCCCGCGCCGCAACAACCCGAGACCGTCACGAGCTTTCCGGAGGCTCCGCCGCTCCCGGGCGAGACCGAGTGCAAGGTCGTCGTCAGGACGGGGATCCCCGTCACGTCGGCGCAACACGTGGCCACGTGCGCGCCTGTCCAGTACACGACCAACCCGCCGAGCGGCGGAGATCACTGGGGCATCTGGGCCGAGTACAAGCGCTTCGAGTCCGAGGTCCCGCGCGAGATGTACGTCCACAACCTCGAGCACGGCGCGATCGTCCTCGCGTACCGGTGCGCCTCGTCCGGCTGTGCGGAGGTGAAGGCGGCGCTCGACGAGGTGCGGGCCGAGGCCGCCTCCGATCCGAAGTGCCTCCTGGTGCCGGGGGGGCCGGAGGCGCGCCTCGTGATGACGCCCGACAGCGCGCTGGACACCCCCGTCGCAGCCGCGGCCTGGGGCGCCACGTACACCGCGACGTGCCTCGACAAGGCGTCGCTCGCGCGCTTCGTGGCGGACCACTACGGCAAGGGCCCGGAAGACACGTGCGGCGACGCGGGGGCCGTCGATATCGATCTGCCAGACGGCGGCGCGCCGAACTGCGGCGGCGGCGGCGGCGGCGGAGGCGCGGGAGGCATGGCGGAGGGCGCTCCACCAGAGCCGTAA